From Methylopila sp. M107, a single genomic window includes:
- a CDS encoding bifunctional diguanylate cyclase/phosphodiesterase has translation MLSVIGCITERHDERMVALAAVICVLASYAALELVHQARAVRGRSRPAWLCLAGLAGGSGIWATHFIAMLAFSPELPTDYDVGLTALSLAVAVCLTGAGLLVASRGDGLAASLVGGLVVGVGVACMHYVGMAAYRAPGVLQWNAGLVAVAIAIGLLGAATALAIGLSRRRVWRVAAGALSLTLAICGLHFVSMTAVAIAPDPTAPGPEAQDHAWLAATVAFVSLSIIFLALAAIVLEGRERRRAERSRLVDTLANAAVEGILICQGDRIVTVNDSLAGLLRRDASSLIGGSLEELLPALRAQSSVAFRARDLELHAADGLEIPVEAIDHMIDVGGVPHRAVAIRDLRARRRAEAHIQFLAHHDPLTGLANRASFNERLDDAIADALATGGSLAVLCLDLDRFKQVNDANGHAAGDALLQRFAEIVGALLEEGETFARLGGDEFAIVVPRAERVEGVEALARRIIDAVLRSDLAVASPMGVSTSIGVAICPSDASDRESLLIGADAALYRAKRDGGGDAQLYEAAMGVAAREKRELEKDLRRAVERGEFHLVYQPQISIASRRIAGFETLIRWLHPERGEVFPATFIPIAEESDTISHIGDWVLEEACREAASWTTQLRIAVNVSAAQLHCRDFPQRVLDILLRSGLDATRLELEITETALVRDLDSAIAALRRLKSYGLRIAMDDFGTGYSSLSNLRAFPFDRIKIDRSFIRSVDDNDQSAAIVSGALALARALGLPVIAEGVETQAELDFLKREGCQEAQGYLIGRPERIERLEAIVRPTTPAATAAVKAARAKATASYAR, from the coding sequence ATGTTGAGCGTTATCGGTTGCATCACCGAGCGGCACGACGAGCGGATGGTCGCATTGGCCGCGGTCATCTGCGTGCTCGCGTCCTACGCGGCGCTCGAACTTGTGCACCAGGCGCGCGCCGTGCGAGGCCGAAGCCGGCCAGCCTGGTTGTGTCTCGCGGGCCTCGCTGGCGGCTCCGGAATCTGGGCCACGCATTTCATTGCAATGCTGGCCTTCTCGCCGGAGCTGCCGACCGACTATGACGTCGGGCTGACGGCGCTGTCGCTTGCGGTCGCGGTGTGCCTGACGGGCGCAGGGCTGCTCGTGGCCTCGCGCGGGGACGGGCTCGCCGCCTCCCTTGTCGGGGGCCTCGTGGTCGGCGTCGGCGTCGCGTGCATGCACTATGTCGGCATGGCCGCCTACCGGGCTCCGGGCGTGCTGCAATGGAACGCCGGCCTCGTCGCGGTCGCGATCGCGATCGGGCTTCTGGGCGCGGCGACGGCGCTCGCGATCGGACTTTCACGGCGCCGCGTGTGGCGGGTGGCGGCAGGCGCGCTGTCGCTCACCCTCGCGATCTGCGGGCTGCACTTCGTCTCGATGACCGCCGTCGCCATCGCGCCGGACCCGACGGCGCCCGGTCCCGAAGCGCAGGACCACGCGTGGCTCGCCGCGACCGTCGCGTTCGTCAGCCTCTCGATCATCTTCCTGGCGCTGGCCGCGATCGTGCTGGAGGGGCGGGAAAGGCGGCGGGCGGAGCGTTCGCGTCTGGTCGACACGCTGGCGAACGCCGCCGTCGAGGGCATCCTGATCTGCCAGGGCGACCGCATCGTCACCGTCAACGACAGCCTGGCCGGGCTGCTCCGCCGCGACGCGTCGAGCCTGATCGGCGGCTCGCTGGAGGAGCTGCTGCCGGCTCTGAGGGCGCAATCCTCCGTCGCCTTCCGCGCCCGCGATCTCGAACTTCACGCCGCCGACGGTCTCGAGATTCCGGTCGAGGCGATCGATCACATGATCGACGTCGGCGGCGTCCCGCACAGGGCCGTTGCGATCCGGGATCTGCGCGCCCGCCGGAGGGCCGAGGCCCACATCCAGTTCCTGGCGCATCACGACCCGCTGACCGGCCTCGCCAATCGGGCGAGCTTCAACGAGCGCCTCGACGACGCGATCGCGGATGCGCTCGCGACGGGCGGAAGCCTCGCGGTGCTGTGCCTCGATCTCGACAGGTTCAAGCAGGTCAACGACGCCAACGGCCATGCGGCGGGCGACGCGTTGCTCCAGCGATTCGCAGAGATCGTCGGGGCGCTGCTCGAGGAGGGCGAGACGTTTGCGCGGCTCGGGGGCGACGAATTCGCGATCGTCGTGCCGCGCGCCGAACGAGTCGAGGGCGTCGAGGCGCTGGCGCGGCGCATCATCGACGCGGTGCTGCGGTCCGACCTCGCCGTCGCCAGCCCGATGGGCGTCTCGACCAGCATCGGGGTCGCAATCTGCCCGTCGGACGCAAGCGATCGGGAAAGCCTGCTGATCGGCGCCGACGCCGCGCTCTACCGCGCCAAGCGCGACGGGGGCGGCGACGCGCAGCTCTACGAAGCCGCGATGGGCGTCGCGGCGCGTGAGAAGCGGGAGCTGGAAAAGGACCTTCGGCGCGCCGTCGAGCGGGGCGAGTTCCATCTCGTCTACCAGCCCCAGATTTCGATCGCGAGCCGGCGCATCGCCGGGTTCGAGACGCTGATCCGCTGGCTTCATCCTGAGCGCGGCGAGGTGTTCCCTGCGACGTTCATCCCCATCGCCGAGGAATCGGACACGATCAGCCACATCGGCGACTGGGTTCTGGAGGAGGCGTGCCGCGAGGCCGCGAGCTGGACCACGCAGCTGCGCATCGCGGTCAATGTCTCGGCCGCGCAGCTGCATTGCCGCGACTTTCCGCAGCGCGTTCTCGACATCCTGCTGCGCAGCGGTCTCGACGCGACGCGGCTCGAACTCGAGATCACCGAGACGGCCCTCGTCCGCGACCTCGACAGCGCGATCGCGGCGCTTCGGCGTCTCAAGAGCTACGGCCTGCGCATCGCCATGGACGATTTCGGGACCGGTTACTCCTCGCTGTCGAACCTGCGCGCCTTTCCGTTCGACAGGATCAAGATCGACCGGTCCTTCATCCGTTCGGTCGACGACAACGACCAGAGCGCGGCGATCGTGAGCGGCGCGCTCGCGCTCGCCCGCGCGCTCG
- a CDS encoding NAD(P)/FAD-dependent oxidoreductase, translating into MTRSQADVVVIGGGAAGIAAARRLHEAGRDVLLLEARERLGGRGFTRVDPLGGPIDLGCGWLHSGDVNPWTEIAGRAGLAVDRSLAPWSRPGMGLGFTAEDAASFAAAREAFQARLSGLVAQGGDAPASQALEPGGRWNGLMSAIYTYVSGGEIGRISARDLDNYGDTGANYRVAGGYGALIAGHGEGLAVAFGCPATLVDHSGARIRIETAKGATEARQVVVAVPSALIADGALRFAPDLPEKREAAAGLPLGLADKLYFALDRADGFEPDSRAFGRHDRTATAAYHIRPLGRLLVEAYFGGDCAEALERGGEGAFADFALGELAGLFGEDIRRRLTPLAMHPWRRDPFARGSYSFALPGRTGDRAALGAPVDGRLFFAGEAVSEHDYSTAHGAYRTGVAAADAAVAAAGPAGRLDAIQSQS; encoded by the coding sequence ATGACCAGATCTCAAGCCGACGTCGTGGTGATCGGGGGCGGGGCGGCCGGGATCGCGGCCGCGCGACGGCTGCACGAGGCCGGCCGCGACGTGCTGCTGCTCGAAGCGCGGGAGCGGCTCGGCGGACGCGGCTTCACGCGCGTCGATCCGCTGGGCGGGCCGATCGACCTCGGCTGCGGCTGGCTGCATTCCGGCGACGTCAATCCGTGGACCGAGATCGCGGGTCGGGCGGGCCTCGCGGTCGACCGCAGCCTGGCGCCCTGGTCGCGGCCCGGCATGGGGCTCGGCTTCACGGCCGAGGACGCCGCCTCCTTCGCCGCGGCGCGCGAGGCGTTCCAGGCGCGGCTGTCCGGGCTCGTCGCGCAAGGCGGCGACGCGCCGGCGTCGCAGGCGCTCGAGCCGGGCGGGCGCTGGAACGGGCTGATGTCGGCGATCTACACCTATGTGAGCGGCGGCGAGATCGGCCGCATCTCGGCCCGCGACCTCGACAATTACGGCGACACCGGCGCGAACTACCGCGTCGCGGGCGGCTACGGCGCTCTGATCGCCGGCCATGGCGAGGGGCTCGCCGTCGCGTTCGGCTGTCCGGCGACGCTGGTCGACCATTCGGGCGCGCGCATCCGGATCGAAACCGCCAAGGGCGCGACCGAGGCGCGGCAGGTCGTCGTCGCGGTCCCGAGCGCGCTGATCGCCGACGGCGCGCTGCGCTTCGCGCCGGACCTGCCGGAAAAGCGCGAGGCCGCCGCCGGCCTTCCCCTTGGGCTCGCCGACAAGCTCTATTTCGCGCTCGACCGCGCGGACGGCTTCGAGCCCGACAGCCGCGCCTTCGGCCGCCACGACCGCACGGCGACCGCGGCGTATCACATCCGCCCGCTCGGCCGCCTTCTGGTCGAGGCCTATTTCGGCGGCGACTGCGCCGAAGCGCTGGAGCGGGGCGGGGAGGGCGCGTTCGCGGACTTTGCGCTCGGCGAACTCGCCGGCCTGTTCGGCGAGGACATCCGGCGCCGGCTGACGCCGCTCGCCATGCATCCCTGGCGGCGGGACCCGTTCGCGCGCGGCTCCTATTCGTTCGCGCTGCCCGGACGGACGGGCGACCGCGCCGCGCTCGGCGCGCCTGTCGACGGGCGGCTGTTCTTCGCGGGCGAGGCGGTTTCGGAACACGACTATTCCACCGCGCATGGCGCATACCGCACAGGGGTTGCAGCGGCCGACGCCGCGGTTGCAGCGGCGGGTCCGGCAGGTCGATTGGACGCAATCCAATCGCAAAGCTAA
- a CDS encoding DUF4345 domain-containing protein — protein MIRERNAFRLVVAAVGLIPVCGGLLGAVGGAQAFAPGLFDVSLDSHVRYLSGLLLGIGLAFFATLKTPEAHAARYRMLTAIVVAGGLARLAGVVADGPPDTPMTLALGVELVVTPLICLWQARLARRA, from the coding sequence ATGATCCGCGAACGCAATGCTTTCCGCCTGGTGGTCGCGGCCGTCGGCCTCATCCCGGTCTGCGGAGGACTGCTCGGCGCCGTCGGCGGCGCCCAGGCCTTTGCGCCCGGCCTGTTCGACGTCTCGCTCGACAGCCATGTCCGCTACCTCTCCGGCCTGCTGCTCGGGATCGGCCTCGCCTTCTTTGCGACCCTGAAGACGCCGGAGGCCCACGCGGCGCGTTACCGCATGCTCACCGCGATCGTGGTCGCGGGCGGGCTCGCGCGGCTCGCGGGCGTCGTCGCTGACGGCCCGCCCGACACGCCAATGACGCTCGCGCTCGGCGTCGAACTCGTCGTCACGCCGCTGATATGCCTCTGGCAGGCGCGGCTCGCGCGCCGCGCCTAG
- a CDS encoding SDR family NAD(P)-dependent oxidoreductase, producing MSYAMLDPKSLTVLVTGATSGFGEAIARRFAGAGAKVVGTGRRVERLETLKSELGDSLHIAAHDVRDYDATVKLVEGLPEAFRGINVVAANAGLALGLGPADEVGIEDWHTMIDTNVTGFVNTVRATLPGMISRGQGHVFGLGSVAGDYPYPGGNTYGGTKAFVKQFCLALRADMLGKNVRVTNVEPGQVETEFSLVRFKGDEGKAGKVYEGTRAMTADDVAETIFWCATLPVHVNINRLQVMPTDQAFSPFSIHRGGSN from the coding sequence ATGTCCTACGCCATGCTCGACCCCAAAAGCCTGACCGTGCTCGTGACCGGCGCGACCTCCGGCTTCGGCGAGGCGATCGCCCGGCGTTTCGCCGGCGCGGGCGCAAAGGTGGTCGGCACCGGGCGGCGCGTCGAGCGGCTGGAGACGCTGAAGAGCGAGCTCGGCGACAGCCTGCACATCGCCGCCCACGACGTCCGCGACTACGACGCGACGGTGAAGCTGGTCGAGGGCCTGCCCGAGGCGTTCAGGGGGATCAACGTCGTGGCCGCGAACGCCGGCCTCGCGCTCGGGCTAGGCCCCGCCGACGAGGTCGGGATCGAGGACTGGCACACGATGATCGACACCAACGTCACGGGCTTCGTGAACACGGTGCGGGCGACGCTGCCCGGCATGATCTCGCGGGGGCAGGGCCATGTGTTCGGGCTCGGCTCGGTCGCAGGCGACTATCCCTATCCGGGCGGTAACACCTATGGCGGCACAAAGGCCTTCGTAAAACAGTTCTGCCTGGCGCTGCGCGCCGACATGCTCGGCAAGAACGTGCGGGTGACCAATGTCGAACCGGGGCAGGTCGAGACCGAGTTCTCGCTGGTCCGCTTCAAGGGCGACGAGGGCAAGGCCGGCAAGGTCTACGAGGGCACCCGCGCCATGACGGCCGACGACGTCGCGGAGACGATCTTCTGGTGCGCGACGCTGCCCGTCCACGTCAACATCAACCGCCTGCAGGTGATGCCGACCGATCAGGCGTTCTCGCCCTTCTCGATCCACCGCGGCGGGTCGAACTAG
- a CDS encoding DUF2189 domain-containing protein, which produces MTYEPHTIRNPVEWGADNIGDAARSIGAARAALRRPAGDFDDAPITIRPLRMSDLAAALREGFDDFLALRTDVLAIGLIYPLAGLLIAQLALNASLAPMVFPLVAGFALFGPFAALGLYEASRRREAGLPASWTNVVDAFASPSAGAIWALGLILTAIFLTWLATAWLIYMATMGPELPRSISTFMNEVVSTREGQLMTIVGCAVGALFAVLTLCVSAISFPLLLDRKVRLGDAVAASTEAVRENPLVMLTWGIIVAGLLALGSLPLLLGLIVVVPVLGHATWRLYRRVAG; this is translated from the coding sequence ATGACTTACGAACCGCATACGATCCGGAACCCCGTCGAATGGGGCGCCGACAATATCGGCGACGCGGCCCGCTCGATCGGCGCCGCGCGCGCGGCGCTGCGCCGCCCCGCGGGTGATTTCGACGACGCGCCGATCACCATTCGCCCCTTGCGCATGTCCGACCTCGCGGCCGCGCTGCGCGAAGGCTTCGACGACTTCCTGGCGCTCAGGACCGACGTGCTCGCGATCGGGCTGATCTATCCGCTGGCGGGCCTCCTGATCGCGCAGCTCGCTCTCAACGCGTCGCTCGCGCCGATGGTTTTTCCGCTCGTCGCGGGTTTTGCGCTGTTCGGCCCGTTCGCGGCGCTCGGGCTCTACGAGGCGAGCCGCCGGCGCGAGGCCGGGCTGCCGGCGAGCTGGACCAATGTGGTGGACGCCTTCGCGTCGCCCTCGGCCGGCGCGATCTGGGCGCTCGGGCTGATCCTCACGGCCATCTTCCTCACCTGGCTCGCCACCGCCTGGCTGATCTACATGGCGACCATGGGCCCGGAGCTGCCGCGTTCGATCTCGACCTTCATGAACGAGGTCGTGTCGACCCGGGAGGGCCAGCTCATGACGATCGTCGGCTGCGCGGTCGGGGCGCTGTTCGCGGTCCTGACGCTGTGCGTCAGCGCGATTTCGTTCCCGCTGCTGCTCGACCGCAAGGTGCGCCTCGGCGACGCCGTCGCGGCCTCGACGGAAGCGGTGCGCGAGAACCCGCTGGTGATGCTGACCTGGGGGATAATCGTCGCCGGCCTGCTGGCGCTCGGCTCGCTGCCCCTGCTGCTCGGCCTGATCGTCGTGGTGCCGGTGCTGGGGCATGCGACATGGCGGCTGTATCGGCGGGTGGCGGGGTAA